One genomic window of Thalassolituus hydrocarboniclasticus includes the following:
- the glmM gene encoding phosphoglucosamine mutase, whose protein sequence is MSRKYFGTDGVRGRVGAYPITPEFVMKLGWAAGKVFAQQGKSRILIGKDTRISGYMFESALEAGLSSAGVDIGLLGPIPTPGIAYLTRTFRAQAGIVISASHNPYYDNGIKFFSGNGEKLPDETELAIESWLDKPMSCVDSAHLGKAVRINDAAGRYIEFCKGTVSSLNLRGLKIVLDCAHGATYQIAPAVFSELGATVITIGAQPDGLNINEGVGSTEPEALQARVLQEQADLGIAFDGDGDRVMMVDHRGELVDGDQLLFIIATHAKNQGRLNGGVVGTLMSNLGLELGLKDLGVDFLRAKVGDRYVMQLLNENGWRFGGESSGHLLCLDANTTGDGIVAALQVLQALKDSGTSLHEWQKRMTKMPQVMINVKRSRDADVMSLPEISQAIVATEEKLAGRGRVLLRPSGTEPVVRVMVEGEDAALVQTLTEELAAVVEQALA, encoded by the coding sequence TGGGTGCCTATCCTATTACGCCGGAATTCGTTATGAAATTAGGCTGGGCGGCCGGCAAAGTTTTCGCTCAGCAGGGAAAAAGCCGTATTTTGATTGGTAAAGATACCCGTATTTCCGGCTATATGTTTGAGTCTGCGCTGGAGGCTGGCTTATCTTCGGCGGGGGTTGATATTGGTTTATTGGGGCCGATTCCTACGCCCGGCATTGCTTATCTCACCCGTACATTCCGCGCTCAGGCCGGTATTGTGATCAGCGCCTCGCATAATCCGTATTACGATAACGGCATTAAATTCTTTTCCGGTAATGGTGAAAAGCTGCCGGATGAAACTGAGCTGGCGATTGAATCCTGGCTCGACAAGCCGATGAGTTGTGTTGACTCGGCCCATCTGGGGAAAGCGGTGCGTATTAACGATGCCGCCGGACGTTATATCGAATTCTGCAAAGGTACGGTCAGCTCGCTGAATCTGCGCGGTCTGAAAATCGTACTTGATTGCGCCCATGGTGCGACCTACCAGATTGCGCCAGCGGTGTTTTCTGAACTGGGCGCGACGGTCATCACTATCGGTGCCCAGCCGGATGGTCTGAATATTAACGAAGGTGTCGGTTCTACCGAACCTGAAGCTTTACAGGCGCGGGTGCTGCAGGAGCAGGCTGATCTTGGCATAGCTTTCGATGGCGACGGCGACCGGGTCATGATGGTTGATCATCGTGGTGAGCTGGTTGATGGTGACCAGCTGCTGTTTATTATTGCCACCCACGCCAAAAATCAGGGCCGTCTGAATGGCGGAGTAGTCGGTACGCTGATGAGCAACCTCGGGCTGGAGCTCGGGCTGAAAGATCTGGGTGTCGATTTCCTGCGTGCTAAAGTCGGTGACCGTTATGTAATGCAGCTTTTGAACGAAAACGGCTGGCGCTTCGGCGGCGAATCATCCGGTCATTTGCTGTGTCTGGATGCCAATACCACCGGCGATGGTATTGTTGCAGCGTTGCAGGTGCTGCAGGCATTAAAAGACAGTGGCACCTCTCTGCATGAATGGCAGAAGCGCATGACGAAAATGCCGCAGGTAATGATCAACGTTAAGCGCAGCCGCGATGCTGATGTCATGAGTTTGCCGGAAATATCGCAGGCGATTGTTGCGACGGAAGAGAAGCTCGCCGGTCGTGGCCGTGTTTTATTGCGTCCGTCAGGTACCGAGCCGGTGGTGCGGGTGATGGTTGAAGGAGAAGACGCTGCTCTGGTGCAAACACTGACCGAAGAGCTGGCGGCCGTGGTTGAGCAGGCGCTGGCATAA